The Coffea arabica cultivar ET-39 chromosome 9e, Coffea Arabica ET-39 HiFi, whole genome shotgun sequence genome has a window encoding:
- the LOC113710531 gene encoding uncharacterized protein, whose product MEFKKPSFPFFFKRLNKKSRGRRRGGGGGGGGDGGGGASGGPGGSGRWSSKSLSTGLRWKRRFTLHLWFVDVILFKIVSFFEAVVLVGTLCFFYLCCGCHI is encoded by the coding sequence ATGGAGTTCAAAAAGCCcagtttcccttttttcttcaaGAGGCTGAATAAAAAGAGCAGGGGCAGACGtcgtggtggtggtggtggtggtggtggtgatggtGGTGGAGGTGCTAGTGGCGGCCCTGGTGGTTCAGGGAGGTGGAGTTCCAAGAGTCTCTCAACTGGGCTACGGTGGAAAAGGAGGTTCACTTTGCACTTGTGGTTTGTTGACGTGATTCTTTTCAAGATTGTGTCTTTTTTTGAGGCTGTGGTTTTGGTCGGAACTCTCTGTTTCTTCTACCTCTGCTGCGGCTGTCATATCTGA